AAATAGCTGGAACTCCTCCCCCGCAGGATGAACATGTAAGGTTTATCTGCAATGCGGATAACTCTTATCTTTATACGGTTCCTTCCTTCTGCCTGCACGGGAAGAAAATCGGCAGTGTTTTTCGTGGTGAAGAAGCTTATTATTTTTGTCCTGACAGGTATGTTAACAGGTATCGCTTTATCTATGGATGGAAGCAATGGGAACTGACGGAACAGTATGGCAGGGTATTGGAATGGAGCGGCTGTGAAGAGACCAATCCCAAAGATGGAACCCGCTGGAAAAGCGGCATGGAGCAGACGGAAAGCGTTTATGTAAATACGGGCGTCATTAAGGAAACATGCTCCCTTTCCCCAGGCAGCCGCCGGGTGCCTCTTTCCCAGGAAACCGAGGGTGAAGATCCGTTTGAAACAATAGTAAAAGAAAAGACAAAATCGCCTGCATCACCTGAACAGGAAAAATTGGCAGAGGACATGCCCTCTGAAACGGTTTGGGTTGTGTCCCTCTTTGAACTTCTTACACAGGATGCTCCCCAGTGGAAATGTTTTAAGGCGGTTTCTTTAAAAGAGGCGGAAAAAGAATGGAGGAAAATTTCCGGTCCTGCCCTTGAGCAATCCCGGAAATGGAATCAGAAAGAAGCCGTGCAGGCTATGGATGCGTTTCTTAACGTGAAGAATCCCCAAGGGGTAAAAAATTGTCCCTTATTCCAATCTCCGGCTGAAACCGCATTGAAAGATGATAAAACGCCGCCGGGCAGTCCCATGGGCGGGGAAGAACCGTAAAACAGAAATGTCCTTGATCTGCGGGCTTGGCGTGTTCATTTGCTGATAGGCTTTCCCCAGCGGGGACATGGGGCCAGAATGGGTACATTCCGCGCACAGAGTTAAGAGGTACTTCCGCATGTACTTTCCACGTAAGCAGGCCATTTTCTTCCATGAAGCGCAAATGCGCGCCCGGGTTCGTGGCAGTGCAACCGGTGCAGTTTGCCTGCGGCCACCGTTATCATGAAGTAAGTGAAGAAGTATTTTACATCATCAGGGACCATGCCGCCGTGCGTACTCCGGAGGGTGAAAAGAATCTGAAGAAGGGGATGCGCTCTCTCCGGATGTCGGTACCCGCTTCATGCCCGATGTGGTGCACTTCCCGGATACGGCTTCCGGAATGGTATGTTCTTCCTCCGGCATGCACCATTTCCAGGAGTCCTGAGCAGTATTCCTGCTCCGGGAGCGTTCTTCCTTCACGCGGGCCGCGCCTGGGGAAGGAGATGCCTGGGACCGTTTTTCTTCCCGGCGGATAGCATGCCGGGATTGGTTTATTTCTTGCGGGGAGGAAAGGCTGCACCTATGCTTGATGCATTCAGACAAGTCCCATGTACGGAAATATTGTTTTGCTTGCGTTGTTTCTGCTGTCATCCATCGTTCCGGGGGTGGAGCCGGACGCTGCTCATTGCTTTTCCGCGAAGGGGTATTTGATCATGGATTCCCTGCTGTTTGCGGGGTGCTTCTGTTTCCAGCTGGTGATGATTTTCATCCAGTGCGGAAATCCGTGGAAAGGCCGCAGATGTGAAAGACCTTCCCTGAAAAGGTTTCTGCTGTTCCGTGGCGCATGGAGCTGCGGCTACTTTCTGGCGTGGTTTCTCGCGGCTGTCACCGCGGGGCAGGCGGTGCACCTGCTGCTGTTCCGGGACTGGAAGAACGGGTGGCTGTGGACGGACGCGCTCGGATGCCTGGCGGCCTGCGCGGGTCTTGTGGCCGGACATGCCGTGGGACTGAAGCTGTGGAAGAAAAGGGTTCTGTGAACCTGCGCGGAAGGCGCCCGTATCCGGCGCGCAGAAAAGAGCTCTCTCCTGTTGAATGAATAAAAACGCCCCTGCCGGACGAACCGTGCAGGGGCGTTGAAATTCAGCGGCTGTACGCTTTATTCCGCGGACTTGTCGGCGCCCATGTTGGCAATGCTCTGGTACAGGTTCCAGCGGTGCCAGACGTCCTTCTGGGCTTCTTCAAGGAGTTTTTCAAATCCTTCCTTGTTGGTCTTCGCCAGAAGCTTGAAGCGGTTTTCGCTGAGAAGCACGTCGCGAAGGTCGCCCTTCGGTCCCTTGCCTTCCACGATCAGCGGATTCTTGCCCTGGAGGGCCAGGTCCGGATTGTAGCGGTAGAGCAGGATGCGGCCGGAATCCACCCATGCCTTCTGCTGCTGCAGGCCCTTGGCCATGTTGATGCCGTGAGAGATGCAGTGGGAGTAGGCGATGATGATGGCGGGGCCGTCATAGGCTTCCGCTTCCACAAAGGCTTTCAGCGTATGTTCGTCCTTCGCGCCGAGGGCGACGGAAGCCACGTACACGTTCCCGTAGGTCATGGCCATGAGGCCCAGGTCCTTTTTCACGCCGGGCTTGCCGGTCGTGGCGAACTTGGCCACGGCAGCGCGCGGGGTGGACTTGGAGCACTGGCCGCCGGTGTTGGAGTACACTTCCGTATCCATGACCAGCACCTTCACGTTCCTGCCGCTGGCCAGGATGTGGTCCAGGCCGCCGTAGCCGATGTCGTAGGCCCAGCCGTCGCCGCCGAGGATCCAGACGCTCTTGCGGACGAGTTTGTCCGCCATGGTCAGGAGGCGTGCACATTCCGGCTTGCCAGTGATTCTCTTCTTGAGTTCGGCGACGTTTTCACGCTGCTGCGCGATGTCCGCCTCATCCTTCTGCGGGTTGGTCAGGATCTGGTCCACCAGTTCCTGGCCCACGATGCCGGCGGCTTCATGGAGGAGCTCAATGGCGTGTTCCATCTGCTTGTCCAGGGAGACGCGGAAGCCAAGGCCGAATTCGGCGTTGTCTTCAAACAGGGAGTTGGACCAGGCCGGTCCGCGCCCTTCGGAGTCATGGGACCACGGGGTGGTGGGCAGGTTGCCGCCGTAGATGGAGGAGCAGCCCGTAGCGTTGGCGACCACCAGCCGGTTGCCGAAGAGCTGGGAGAGCATTTTCACGTACGGGGTTTCACCGCAGCCGGCGCAGGCGCCGGAGAATTCAAACAGCGGGCGCAGCACCTGCATGGAGCGGATGTTGTCCGTCCTTACCTTGGTGCGGTCCACGTCCGGAAGGCTCATGAAGAAGTCCCAGTTGGCTTCCTCCTTGTCGTGAATCTTCAGGGTGGGCACCATGGTCAGGGCCTTGTGGGTGGGGTCCGTCTTGCTCTTGGCCGGGCAGACGTCGGAGCAGAGCGTGCAGCCCGTGCAGTCGTTCGGGGAGACCTGGATGACGAATTTTTCACCCTTCCAGTCCGGATGCTTGGCATCCAGGCATTCAAAGCCTTCCGGCGCGCCGGAGAGGGCGTCCGGAGAGAAGAACTTGCTGCGGATGGCGGCGTGCGGGCAAACGGCCGTGCACTTGCCGCACTGGATGCAGAGGGCGGGATCCCATTCCGGGAGGTCCAGGGCCAGGTTGCGCTTTTCGTACTGGGAAGTGCCGTTCGGGAACGTGCCGTCCACGGGCATCTGGCTGACGGGGATGCTGTCCCCTTCGCCGCACATCATCTTGCCGAGGACGTTCTGGACGTAGTCCGGAGCGTCAGCGGACATGACGGGCGGAATGGCATGGCCGGTGATGGTCTTGCCGGTGGTGTCCACCTGGTGGAGGTTTTCCAGCGTGGCGTCCACGGCGGCGATGTTCTTGTCCACCACTTCCTGGCCCTTCTTGGCGTAGGTCTTGGCGATGGCTTTCTTGATGTAGCCGATGGCTTCATCAGCGGGAATCACGCCGGCCAGCTTGAAGAAGCAGGTCTGCATGATCATGTTGATGCGGCCGCCCATGCCCGTTTTCCGGGCCACGGAGAAGGCGTCAATCGTGTAAAGCTTGAGGTTCTTGTCCAGAATCTGCTGCTGCATGCGGGCGGGCAGCGTGTCCCACAGCTTGTCCGCGGGGTGCGGGCTGTTCATCAGGAAGGTGGCGCCGTTGGCGGCGTTCTTCAGGAAGTCAAACAGGTTCAGCAGCGTGGGCTGGTGCAGCGCCAGGAAGTTCGCCTTGGTGATCAGGTACGTGGACTTGATCGGGCGCGGGCCGAAGCGCAGGTGGGAGATGGTGGAGGAACCGGCCTTCTTGGAGTCGTACACGAAGTAGCCCTGAACGTACAGGTCCGTGTGCTGGCCGATGATCTTGATGGCGTCCTTGTTGGCGCCCACGGTACCGTCGGAACCGAGGCCGAAGAACATGGCGCGCGTCACGTCGTCCGCTTCCGTGGAGTAATCTTCATCATACGGAAGGCTGGTGCCCAGCACGTCGTCGTTGATGCCGATGGTGAAGTGGTTCTTGGGAGCGTCCTGTTCCAGGCTGTCATAGACGCCCTTGACCATGGCAGGAGTGAATTCCTTGGAGGAGAGGCCGTAGCGGCCGCCTACCACCTTGGGCATGCCGTTGGTGAAGGGGAGCGTGCCGGAGCCTTGGGCGTCAAAGAGGGCCTGGATGACGTCCTGGTGGAGCGGTTCGCCCTGGGAGCCGGGTTCCTTGGTGCGGTCCAGCACGGCGATCTTCCTGACCGTGGCGGGGAGCGCCTTGATCAGTTCCGCGGCGGGGAAGGGGCGGAACAGGCGCACCTTGAGCACGCCCACCTTGGCGTTTTCACGGGCGATCATGGCTTCCACCGTTTCTTCCACGGCTTCCGCGCCGGAACCCATCAGGATGATCACGCGTTCTGCGTCCGGGGCGCCGGAGTAGTCCACCAGATGGTAGGAACGGCCCGTGAGGTCCGCAAACCTGTCCATGGCCTTCTGCACGATGGCGGGGGTGGCTTCATAGAATTGGTTGACCGTTTCACGGCCCTGGAAGTAAACGTCCGGGTTCTGGGCGGTGCCGCGCAGCACGGGAGCGTCAGGCGTCAGGGCGCGTTCGCGGAAGGAGTCCGCCCATTCCTGCTTGATCATGCCGTTCAGCGTATCGTCCGTGATATCTGCAATCTTGCCGATTTCATGGGACGTGCGGAAGCCGTCAAAGAAGTTCATGAACGGAACGCGGGATTCCAGCGTGGCGGCGTGGGAAATGGCGGCAAAATCCGCGGCTTCCTGCGTGGAGGAGCCGCACAGCATGGCCCAGCCGCAGGAGCGGGCGCTCATCACGTCGCTGTGGTCGCCGAAAATGGAGAGGCCCTGGTAGGCCAGGGAACGGGCGGCCACATGGAACACGGCCGGAGTCAGTTCCCCTGCGATCTTGAACATGTTCGGGATCATCAGCAGGAGGCCCTGGGATGCGGTGAAGGTAGTTGCCATGGCTCCGGTCTGGAGGGCGCCGTGAACGGTGCCTGCCGCGCCGCCTTCACTCTGCATTTCCACCACGGAGGGAACGGTGCCCCACAGGTTCTTCCGGTTGACAGCGGCCCAGCTTTCGGCTGATTCACCCATCGGAGAGGACGGTGTAATGGGGTAAATGGCAATGACTTCAGAAAAACGATAGGCTACGGAGGCTACGGCTTCGTTAGCGTCAATCGTGCTGTAAGTTACGGTTGTCTGATCACTCATAAGTCTGCACGGATAGTATATAATTGATAAATAAGGTGCGCCTTAACGGAGTTATTTATAACATGTCTGACGCCGAAGGTAAAAGCAATTATGCGTATGTGGGGTTTTGGCGGCTATTTTTTAATAATAAGACCAGTTTCTTTTCAATTCCTTTGAATATCGTGCCTTGCGTGGTTCTCCCGCTCCTTTTTACAGAGGCTGCGGACGGGCATCCACCCCCGCGGGTGCGTCCCCCGGCGCTTGGACTCCGGAAAGGAGGGCAAAAAGGTCCCCGGTTC
This portion of the Akkermansia massiliensis genome encodes:
- the nifJ gene encoding pyruvate:ferredoxin (flavodoxin) oxidoreductase, whose product is MSDQTTVTYSTIDANEAVASVAYRFSEVIAIYPITPSSPMGESAESWAAVNRKNLWGTVPSVVEMQSEGGAAGTVHGALQTGAMATTFTASQGLLLMIPNMFKIAGELTPAVFHVAARSLAYQGLSIFGDHSDVMSARSCGWAMLCGSSTQEAADFAAISHAATLESRVPFMNFFDGFRTSHEIGKIADITDDTLNGMIKQEWADSFRERALTPDAPVLRGTAQNPDVYFQGRETVNQFYEATPAIVQKAMDRFADLTGRSYHLVDYSGAPDAERVIILMGSGAEAVEETVEAMIARENAKVGVLKVRLFRPFPAAELIKALPATVRKIAVLDRTKEPGSQGEPLHQDVIQALFDAQGSGTLPFTNGMPKVVGGRYGLSSKEFTPAMVKGVYDSLEQDAPKNHFTIGINDDVLGTSLPYDEDYSTEADDVTRAMFFGLGSDGTVGANKDAIKIIGQHTDLYVQGYFVYDSKKAGSSTISHLRFGPRPIKSTYLITKANFLALHQPTLLNLFDFLKNAANGATFLMNSPHPADKLWDTLPARMQQQILDKNLKLYTIDAFSVARKTGMGGRINMIMQTCFFKLAGVIPADEAIGYIKKAIAKTYAKKGQEVVDKNIAAVDATLENLHQVDTTGKTITGHAIPPVMSADAPDYVQNVLGKMMCGEGDSIPVSQMPVDGTFPNGTSQYEKRNLALDLPEWDPALCIQCGKCTAVCPHAAIRSKFFSPDALSGAPEGFECLDAKHPDWKGEKFVIQVSPNDCTGCTLCSDVCPAKSKTDPTHKALTMVPTLKIHDKEEANWDFFMSLPDVDRTKVRTDNIRSMQVLRPLFEFSGACAGCGETPYVKMLSQLFGNRLVVANATGCSSIYGGNLPTTPWSHDSEGRGPAWSNSLFEDNAEFGLGFRVSLDKQMEHAIELLHEAAGIVGQELVDQILTNPQKDEADIAQQRENVAELKKRITGKPECARLLTMADKLVRKSVWILGGDGWAYDIGYGGLDHILASGRNVKVLVMDTEVYSNTGGQCSKSTPRAAVAKFATTGKPGVKKDLGLMAMTYGNVYVASVALGAKDEHTLKAFVEAEAYDGPAIIIAYSHCISHGINMAKGLQQQKAWVDSGRILLYRYNPDLALQGKNPLIVEGKGPKGDLRDVLLSENRFKLLAKTNKEGFEKLLEEAQKDVWHRWNLYQSIANMGADKSAE